From a single Drosophila sulfurigaster albostrigata strain 15112-1811.04 chromosome 3, ASM2355843v2, whole genome shotgun sequence genomic region:
- the LOC133840498 gene encoding sal-like protein 3 → MYSMEGKSFKTMFGLPTSPESSEDYNTDTSDDDVEFVGTYLMEAMTDQGNVPNITSNLGKMATVLTTPPMSPQDIHNLQPKDMPSLTAMLSNNYSGHTPTGYIVHIPCFLCKEPFNNINSLKEHLTMHAKQLNGTLINNPRPTTQSMLPTDLFSGAPLISTSTEHAIPLGAPTPIPPTSVTMPATEPTETLTCEICGRVLRSMLGLTLHVRSHYNPDRQKYVAKPFKCHMCRKSYRRQSNLQKHMTCRHGIRPITEALPPLPRPTADPVPTLASDAASAAIPTAAATAAPTAAAESPAVRQTVPRPIQPPPDDELNIKPSKTIIWSTKLLNAVAAANYSPAVESASKYIAPTEESSQPSIFRPPPKQKYALRSPFCNPNLWADYDNHIP, encoded by the exons ATGTACAGCATGGAGGGAAAATcg TTTAAGACGATGTTTGGACTACCCACGAGTCCAGAGTCCAGTGAGGATTACAATACAGATACtagtgatgatgatgtggaATTTGTTGGAACTTATTTAATGGAAGCCATGACAGATCAAGGAAACGTACCGAATATAACCTCAAATTTAGGAAAAATGGCAACTGTATTGACAACTCCGCCAATGTCACCACAGGACATTCACAACCTGCAACCCAAAGATATGCCATCGCTTACGGCCATGTTATCGAACAATTATTCTGGCCATACTCCAACTGGATACATTGTGCATATTCCCTGTTTCCTGTGCAAGGAACCGTTTAACAACATTAACAGCCTGAAGGAGCACCTCACGATGCATGCCAAGCAACTGAATggaacattaataaataatccTAGACCAACTACACAATCAATGCTGCCCACTGATCTGTTCAGTGGAGCACCGTTAATAAGCACGAGCACAGAACATGCAATTCCCCTTGGTGCACCAACTCCCATTCCGCCTACAAGTGTCACAATGCCAGCAACGGAACCAACGGAGACTCTCACTTGTGAAATATGCGGCAGGGTGCTGAGATCGATGCTGGGACTGACGCTCCATGTGCGGAGTCACTACAATCCGGACCGACAGAAGTATGTGGCAAAGCCATTCAAGTGCCATATGTGCAGAAAATCCTACAGACGTCAGTCCAATTTGCAGAAGCATATGACCTGCAGACATGGCATACGTCCCATCACAGAAGCACTACCTCCACTTCCACGACCTACTGCAGATCCAGTTCCCACCCTAGCTTCTGATGCGGCTTCAGCTGCAATCCCAACTGcggctgcaactgcagctccaacagccgcagcagaaTCTCCAGCAGTTAGGCAAACAGTTCCACGTCCAATTCAGCCACCGCCAGATGATGAGCTGAATATCAAGCCGAGCAAAACAATCATTTGGAGCACCAAACTGCTAAATGCCGTCGCCGCTGCCAATTATAGTCCTGCCGTGGAATCCGCCTCCAAGTACATCGCACCCACGGAGGAGAGCAGTCAACCGTCGATCTTTAGGCCACCGCCAAAGCAGAAATATGCATTACGTTCCCCCTTCTGCAATCC AAATCTGTGGGCGGACTATGATAATCACATCCCATAA